A region of the Massilia sp. erpn genome:
CTGTTCCTGCTGGCGGTCGGCATTCCCAGCATGAGCGAGTGGATGATGACCAACAAGGCCGCCGCTTCCTCCGAGTTCTATCTGGATGGCCTGTCGCTGGCGCGGCGCGAAGCCATCTCGCGCAATGCCGAAAGCCGCATCGTATTCAGCCCGAATCCCGCCAATGGCCAGCTGGATTGGCAGGTGGACGTGTGCTATCCCGTGCCCGGCACGCCCTGCAATCCGAACAGCGGTGTGTGGTCCACGGTGGCGGCGCCCGCGGCCAACGATCCGAAAGGCGCCACCGGTTTCAAGTCCGTGCTGCGCAGCGCGCAAACCCTGCCGGACAACGATGTGCTGGCGCCCACGCTGCAGCCGGAGGGCGCCACCTCGATCTATTACACACCCCTGGGCTGGGTCGATACGGCGGTGGACGACCGCATCACCCAGCTGCGCCTGACGCCGTCCAGCAAATATGCCAGCGTGATTCCCACCTCGGCCCTGGCGATCTCGCTGGCCGGCGTGCCCGCCAAATGTGATCCCACTGTGAATGCGCACGACTCGCGCGCCTGTCCGCCATGAAAACGCCCATCCATCCCTCGCGCCGCCAGCAAGGCGTGGCCCTGCTTGAAGTGCTGGTTTCCGTCGTGATCCTGGCGATTGGTCTGCTGGGCGCGGTCGGCCTGCAGGCGCGCTCGTATGCCGCCTTGTCCGACGCGGGTCTGCGCGCCGAAGCCACCATGGCGGCCGACAAGCTGCTCGGCACCATGAGCAACGACCAGGCCAAT
Encoded here:
- a CDS encoding GspH/FimT family pseudopilin; the protein is MFQLKSRPRPPRRAQGGFTIIETMVVVGIVLFLLAVGIPSMSEWMMTNKAAASSEFYLDGLSLARREAISRNAESRIVFSPNPANGQLDWQVDVCYPVPGTPCNPNSGVWSTVAAPAANDPKGATGFKSVLRSAQTLPDNDVLAPTLQPEGATSIYYTPLGWVDTAVDDRITQLRLTPSSKYASVIPTSALAISLAGVPAKCDPTVNAHDSRACPP
- a CDS encoding prepilin-type N-terminal cleavage/methylation domain-containing protein; the encoded protein is MKTPIHPSRRQQGVALLEVLVSVVILAIGLLGAVGLQARSYAALSDAGLRAEATMAADKLLGTMSNDQANLGNYALADGGQPKDELKPWLTETTTAIPNAKVTVAVTPELRRTRVDLRIAWTRKAGGVENEHRITSYVTN